The sequence GTCGCGGCGTAGCCGTCCATCTCGGGCATCTGGCAGTCCATGAACACGAGCGCGTAGGAGCGGACCGACAGCATCGTCAGCGCCTCGCGGCCGTTGCCGGCGCACTCGACCGCGTAGCCGCGCTTGGCGAGCATCGCCTGGATCACGCGCTGGTTGACGGCGTTGTCGTCGACGACGAGGATCGCCTCGCCGCCCGCCGCCGGCGTGAGTGCCGTCGTGGGCGCGGCGGCCTGCTCCGGCGTGGCGCCGAGCGCCTCGGAGACGACCTCCAGCAGGCGCTCGCGGCGGACCGGCTTCTGCAGGTAGGCGGTGATGCCGGCCTCGCGGGCGTCGCGGCTGCGGTCGCTGGTCGAGGTGAGCATGACGAGGCCGGTGTCGCGCAGGGACGGCGCGAGCTGGATCGCGCGGGCGAGCTCGATCCCGTCCATCCCCGGCATCTGGCCGTCGAGCACGACGACGTCGAACGGCTCCCCGGCGCGCGCGGACTCGTGCATGACCTGCAGCGCGGTCGTGCCGGCGTCGACGCTGCGGCAGGCGACGCCCGGGAGCGCCAGGTAGGCCTCCAGGATCGCGCGGTTGGTGGCGTTGTCGTCGACGACGAGCACGTTGAGGGTCTCGGGCAGCGTGCGCGCGCGGGCGGCGGGCCGCGGCATCGTCGGCTCGCCGAGCAGGGCGGTGAAGGTGAAGGTCGAGCCGGTGCCGGGCGTCGAGGTGACGTCGATCTGGCCACCCATCAGCTCGGCGAGCTGGCGCGAGATCGCCAGGCCGAGGCCGGTGCCGCCGTACCGCCGGGTGGTCGACGTGTCGGCCTGCGCGAACGAGTCGAAGAGCTTGGTGATCGCCTTGCGCGAGATGCCGATGCCGGTGTCCGTGATGTCGAAGCGCACGCGGTCGCGGTCGGCCGTGACGCGCACCGCGACCTCGCCGGCCTCGGTGAACTTGATCGCGTTCGAGAGCAGGTTGGTGAGGACCTGGCGCAGGCGGCCGCGATCGCCGTTGACCATCGTCGGGACGGCGTCGTCGATCCAGGTCAGCAGCTCCAGGCCCTTGCCGTGGGCCTGCGGCGCGAGCATCTCGCAGGTGTCCTCGACGGCTTCGCGAAGATCGAAGTCGTGGTGGTCGAGCTCGAGCTTGCCGGCCTCGATCTTCGAGAAGTCGAGGATGTCGTTGATGACGTCGAGCAGCGCCTCGCCGGAGGTGGCCGCGGTCTGCGCGTACTCGCGCTGCTGAGCGCTGAGCTCGGTGCCGAGCAGCAGCTCGGTCATGCCGATCACGCCGTTGAGCGGCGTGCGGATCTCGTGGCTCATGTTGGCCAGGAACTCGGACTTCGAGCGGGACGCGTCGACGGCCTCGGCGAGGGCGCGGCGGCGGTCGCTGACGTCGGTGCCCATCGTGCCGGTCGCGTAGACGGCACCGTTCTCCGTCGTCATCGGGAACTTGACGACGTGGAACGCGCGCCCGTCGGTGTGGTTGTCGCGCTCGAACTCGGTGGCCTCGCCGGTGCGGAGGATCTCCAGGTCGGTGACGCGCAGGTTCGCCGCGATGTCGGGCGGGAACAGCTCGTCGTCGGTCTTGCCGATCACGGGCTCGCCGACCTGGCCCATGCTCTCGCGCCAACGCTCGTTGACGAGCAGGTAGCGGCCTTCGCGGTCCTTGACCGCGATCGTCGTCGTCGTGTGGTCGAGGATGCCGTGCAGGCGGTCGGACTGCACGCGCAGGTCCTCCTCGCGCGCGGCGAGCGCTTCGGCCATCGCGTTGAACGAGCGCGCGAGCTGGCCGATCTCGCCCGGGCCGACGGCGACGACGCGCGTGTCCAGCGCGCCGCGCTCGAGCCGCTCGGCGGCGCGGCTGACACGGCGGACCGGGATCAGCACGCGACGGTTGAGGGTGTACGCGAGGCCGACGAGCAGGAGCACGGACAGCACGGCACCGCCGGCGCCGAGCACGATCATCCGCTCGCGCAACTCCTGCGCGCGGGCGCGGCGGTCGAGCGTGATCCCCTGCTGCTCGGTGCTGAGCGCGGCGAACTCGCCCCGCAGCTCGTCCAACCGCTCCTTGCCCTGCGTGGTGGCCTCGAGCATCGTCGGATGGGCGGACCCGTTGACGAGCGGCTCGGTGTAGTCGTGGACGTACGCGTTGAAGTGCTGGCTGATCGCCTTCACCCGCGCGTCGGTCGAGCCGTCGCTGAGCATCATGATCCGGGCGAGCTGCGTGGTGACGGAGCGGCGCCCCTGCTCGTACGGCTCCAGGAACTTCCGGTCACCGGTCAGCAGGAAGCCGCGCACCCCGGTCTCGAGGTCGACCGCGGTGCGCTCGAGCTGGATCGTCGCCTGCGTCATCGCGGTCGTCCGGCGCTGCGCCTTCGACACGGTGTCGAGCGAGCGCACGGAGATCAGCATCAGCGCGAACATGCCGGCGACGACCACCGCGATCAGGACGAGGGCGGCGAGGATGGGCCCGCGCAGGCTGCGCGGACGGACGCGGTGGAGGGACCGGACGGACATCTCAGTACCATCCATCGGCCGGAACGCCCGAAGGGTGTAGTCGGCGTGAGGGTCGCACGGTCAGCGACCAGACTTGGACCAGCAGTTCGTTGAAGATCCTCATCGTCGATGACGAGCCCGGAACGCGGCTGATGGTCGCGTCGATGGTCCGCCGCCTCGGGCACGCGGTGCTCGAGGCCGAGGACGGCGGCGACGGCTGGCACCGCTTCCAGGCCGAGCGCCCCGACGTCGTCATCACCGACTGGGCGATGCCCGGCCTCGACGGCACCGAGCTCACCGCCCGCGTCCGCGGGATCGAGGGC comes from Solirubrobacter pauli and encodes:
- a CDS encoding response regulator, giving the protein MSVRSLHRVRPRSLRGPILAALVLIAVVVAGMFALMLISVRSLDTVSKAQRRTTAMTQATIQLERTAVDLETGVRGFLLTGDRKFLEPYEQGRRSVTTQLARIMMLSDGSTDARVKAISQHFNAYVHDYTEPLVNGSAHPTMLEATTQGKERLDELRGEFAALSTEQQGITLDRRARAQELRERMIVLGAGGAVLSVLLLVGLAYTLNRRVLIPVRRVSRAAERLERGALDTRVVAVGPGEIGQLARSFNAMAEALAAREEDLRVQSDRLHGILDHTTTTIAVKDREGRYLLVNERWRESMGQVGEPVIGKTDDELFPPDIAANLRVTDLEILRTGEATEFERDNHTDGRAFHVVKFPMTTENGAVYATGTMGTDVSDRRRALAEAVDASRSKSEFLANMSHEIRTPLNGVIGMTELLLGTELSAQQREYAQTAATSGEALLDVINDILDFSKIEAGKLELDHHDFDLREAVEDTCEMLAPQAHGKGLELLTWIDDAVPTMVNGDRGRLRQVLTNLLSNAIKFTEAGEVAVRVTADRDRVRFDITDTGIGISRKAITKLFDSFAQADTSTTRRYGGTGLGLAISRQLAELMGGQIDVTSTPGTGSTFTFTALLGEPTMPRPAARARTLPETLNVLVVDDNATNRAILEAYLALPGVACRSVDAGTTALQVMHESARAGEPFDVVVLDGQMPGMDGIELARAIQLAPSLRDTGLVMLTSTSDRSRDAREAGITAYLQKPVRRERLLEVVSEALGATPEQAAAPTTALTPAAGGEAILVVDDNAVNQRVIQAMLAKRGYAVECAGNGREALTMLSVRSYALVFMDCQMPEMDGYAATAAIRSREPGKARLPIVAMTAHAMKGDRERCLAAGMDDYLSKPLRPEELDAVLKRVLGATSDGSEAESAAGTLARDPFDALVDDARMRIFRDDYPEIVDQLIELFVDSTPPLLVELRECATAGDGEAVRRTAHKLKGSCQNIGAAFMAKLAQDVEQSCAAAPAELDALDRVFADTRDALRAALLEDRA